The Candidatus Binataceae bacterium genome contains the following window.
TCGCGGCCTCAGCCGAACGCTCCGACAGCACCACAAGCGCGTTGAGCAGACTGTGATACGCATCGGCGGCATCGCCGGCCTCTACCGTCAGCATGTCCGTCAGCTCCAGCATGTAAGCGCCAAGCGCGATTCGACCAAGGTCATCTTCGATACGGAATTGAACCAGGTCCGCCGCTTCGGCGCGCGTGATGAACACCAGCTGGCCATACGGACGGCGGCGGAAATGCACCATCACATGCGAGAAGGGCTCAAGCTTGCGTTCAAACCGATGTCGCGATGCTTTTGCGCCTTTTGCGATGCCGCCAATCTTTCCGTAGTCCCGCGTGAGCAGCGTCACTATCCGGTCCGATTCGGCATAGTCGCGCGCCCGAAGCACAACCGCGGGCGAAGTTTCCTCGGCGGGC
Protein-coding sequences here:
- the recO gene encoding DNA repair protein RecO, with amino-acid sequence MPAEETSPAVVLRARDYAESDRIVTLLTRDYGKIGGIAKGAKASRHRFERKLEPFSHVMVHFRRRPYGQLVFITRAEAADLVQFRIEDDLGRIALGAYMLELTDMLTVEAGDAADAYHSLLNALVVLSERSAEAAIRQAFELRALRWAGFGLEFAQCRVCANQADTEAVYFVVGRGGVVCARCRSGVPEAALRLRMESAAALSRLGVMALDQVSGTTPAGADGALAIARFLNSILDRKLRTTEFLDSILNSGS